The Mycobacterium seoulense genome has a window encoding:
- a CDS encoding patatin-like phospholipase family protein, protein MPDGPGGGPARRSSPTRVALALGSGGARGYAHIGVIEALRAREYEIVGIAGSSMGALVGGLEAAGRRDEFADWAKSLTQRTILRLLDFSISAAGVMRAEKILDAVRDILGPVAIEQLPIPFTAVATDLLAGKSVWFQHGPVDEAIRASIAIPGVIAPHEVNGRLLADGGILDPLPMAPLSAVDADVTIAVSLSGSEAIASRDAESGVTAEWLNRMVRSTSALLDTSAARSVLDRPTARAVLGRFGASPADAEGWSDDPDGAESAAEDDTAGELAAVAAEVPKLGSFEVMNRTIDIAQAALARHMLAVYPPDLLIEVPRSICRGLEFHRAAEVIGVGRALAEEALDAFENDRAALPAARGEKGAATT, encoded by the coding sequence ATGCCGGACGGACCTGGCGGAGGGCCCGCGCGCCGATCGTCACCGACGCGCGTGGCGTTGGCGCTGGGCAGCGGCGGTGCCCGCGGCTACGCCCACATCGGGGTGATCGAAGCGCTGCGCGCCCGGGAGTACGAGATCGTGGGGATCGCGGGCTCGTCGATGGGCGCGCTGGTCGGCGGTTTGGAGGCGGCCGGGCGCCGCGACGAGTTCGCCGACTGGGCGAAGTCCCTGACCCAACGCACCATCCTGCGGCTGCTGGACTTCTCGATCAGCGCGGCCGGGGTGATGCGGGCGGAGAAGATCCTGGACGCCGTGCGTGACATTCTCGGCCCGGTCGCCATCGAACAGCTGCCCATCCCGTTCACCGCGGTGGCGACCGACCTGTTGGCCGGTAAGTCGGTGTGGTTTCAGCACGGCCCGGTCGACGAGGCGATCCGCGCCTCCATCGCGATACCGGGCGTGATCGCCCCGCACGAAGTGAACGGGCGACTGCTTGCCGACGGCGGCATCCTGGACCCGCTGCCGATGGCACCCCTGTCGGCGGTCGACGCCGACGTGACGATCGCGGTGAGCCTCAGCGGCAGCGAGGCGATCGCCTCCCGCGACGCGGAGTCCGGGGTGACCGCCGAGTGGCTGAACCGCATGGTGCGCAGCACGTCCGCGCTGCTCGACACCTCCGCGGCCCGGTCGGTGCTCGACCGGCCGACCGCGCGCGCCGTCCTGGGCAGATTCGGCGCGTCCCCCGCGGACGCGGAAGGCTGGTCGGACGATCCGGACGGCGCGGAGTCCGCGGCCGAGGACGATACGGCCGGTGAACTGGCCGCTGTCGCAGCCGAAGTCCCGAAGCTGGGCAGTTTCGAGGTGATGAATCGGACGATCGACATCGCCCAGGCCGCGCTGGCCCGCCACATGCTGGCGGTCTACCCGCCCGACCTGTTGATCGAGGTCCCACGCTCGATCTGCCGGGGCCTGGAATTCCACCGGGCGGCCGAGGTGATCGGCGTCGGCCGTGCGCTGGCGGAGGAGGCGCTGGACGCCTTCGAGAACGACCGCGCCGCCTTGCCCGCGGCCAGGGGTGAAAAGGGCGCCGCCACAACGTAA
- a CDS encoding long-chain fatty acid--CoA ligase, which translates to MDSTMQDFPLTITAIMRHGCGVHGARTVTTATGDGYRRITYRELGQDAARLANGLRRLGISGDQRVATFMWNNAEHLATYLAVPSMGAVLHTLNIRLFAEQIVYVANEAEDQVVLVDVSLARLLAPVLGELKTVHTVIVVGEGDTAAFEGAGKTVLRYGDVLADESTEFDWPQIDEKSAAAMCYTSGTTGNPKGVVYSHRSSYLHTMAACTTNGIGVGAVDSVLPIVPMFHANAWGLPYAALMAGADLVLPDCHLDARSLIRMVEDLRPTVAGAVPTIWNDVLHRLEEEPGHDMSSLRLVVCGGSAVPVSLMRTFEENHGVQIRQLWGMTETSPLATMAWPPPGTPADQHWALRATQGQPVCGVQMRIVDDNGRVLPTDGDAVGEVEVRGPWIAGSYYLTADDAKFDSGWLRTGDVGRIDERGFVTLTDRAKDVIKSGGEWISSVELENSLIGHPHVVEAAVVGVPDERWQERPLAVVVAKEGTTVSAEDLRKFLAEKVVRWWLPERWAFVEEIPRTSVGKYDKKAIRARYAEHGYWVVEARD; encoded by the coding sequence ATGGACAGCACGATGCAGGACTTTCCGTTGACGATCACCGCCATCATGCGGCACGGCTGCGGTGTGCACGGCGCGCGCACGGTCACCACCGCCACCGGTGACGGTTACCGGCGCATCACCTACCGAGAGCTCGGTCAGGACGCCGCCCGGCTGGCGAACGGGTTGCGGCGCCTGGGCATCAGCGGGGACCAGCGGGTGGCGACGTTCATGTGGAACAACGCCGAACACCTGGCGACCTACCTGGCCGTGCCGTCGATGGGTGCGGTGCTGCACACCCTCAACATCCGCCTCTTCGCCGAGCAGATCGTCTACGTCGCGAACGAGGCCGAAGACCAAGTGGTCCTGGTCGACGTGTCGCTGGCCAGGCTGCTCGCCCCCGTGCTGGGCGAGCTCAAGACCGTGCACACCGTGATCGTGGTCGGGGAGGGTGACACCGCCGCCTTCGAGGGCGCCGGCAAGACCGTGCTGCGGTATGGCGACGTGCTCGCCGATGAGTCGACCGAATTCGACTGGCCGCAGATCGACGAGAAGTCCGCCGCCGCAATGTGTTACACGAGTGGCACCACCGGAAACCCGAAAGGTGTTGTCTACAGCCACCGTTCGAGCTACCTGCACACCATGGCGGCCTGCACCACCAACGGCATCGGCGTGGGTGCCGTCGACAGCGTGCTGCCCATCGTGCCCATGTTCCACGCCAACGCGTGGGGCCTGCCCTACGCGGCGTTGATGGCCGGCGCCGATCTGGTGTTGCCCGACTGCCATCTCGACGCGCGGTCGCTGATTCGCATGGTGGAGGACCTGCGACCGACCGTGGCGGGCGCGGTGCCCACGATCTGGAACGACGTCTTGCATCGCCTGGAGGAAGAACCCGGCCACGACATGTCGTCGCTGCGGCTGGTGGTCTGCGGCGGCTCGGCCGTTCCGGTGTCGCTGATGCGCACCTTCGAGGAGAACCACGGCGTGCAGATCCGGCAGCTGTGGGGGATGACGGAAACCTCGCCGCTGGCCACCATGGCGTGGCCGCCGCCGGGCACGCCCGCCGACCAGCACTGGGCGTTGCGCGCCACCCAGGGCCAACCGGTCTGCGGTGTGCAAATGCGGATCGTCGACGACAACGGCCGGGTGCTGCCCACCGACGGTGACGCGGTGGGCGAGGTGGAGGTCCGCGGCCCGTGGATTGCCGGCTCGTACTACCTGACGGCCGACGACGCGAAGTTCGACTCCGGCTGGTTGCGCACCGGCGACGTGGGACGGATCGACGAGCGCGGTTTCGTCACGCTGACCGACCGGGCCAAGGACGTCATCAAGTCCGGTGGGGAGTGGATCTCCTCCGTCGAGCTGGAAAACAGCCTGATCGGTCACCCGCATGTGGTCGAGGCCGCGGTGGTGGGGGTGCCCGACGAGCGGTGGCAGGAGCGGCCCCTGGCGGTTGTGGTGGCCAAGGAAGGCACCACGGTGAGCGCCGAGGACCTGCGGAAGTTCCTGGCGGAGAAGGTGGTTCGCTGGTGGCTGCCCGAGCGGTGGGCGTTCGTCGAGGAGATTCCCCGCACCAGCGTGGGCAAGTACGACAAGAAGGCCATCCGGGCGCGCTACGCCGAGCACGGCTACTGGGTGGTCGAGGCGCGCGACTGA
- a CDS encoding rhodanese-like domain-containing protein: MSRIDVVLRSARRRYRRLPAAEVPDALRRGAVLVDIRPQAQRLREGEIPGALVIERNVLEWRCDPTSEARLPEAVGDDVEWVIVCSEGYTSSLAAAALLDIGLHRATDVVGGYHALAGAGVLEQLSGAAPVDAGPAALANAGRRWL; the protein is encoded by the coding sequence ATGAGTCGCATCGACGTCGTGTTGAGATCCGCCCGCCGCCGCTACCGTCGTCTCCCCGCGGCCGAAGTGCCCGACGCGCTGCGGCGCGGGGCGGTGCTCGTCGACATCCGGCCGCAGGCCCAGCGCTTGCGGGAGGGTGAGATTCCCGGTGCGCTGGTGATCGAACGCAACGTGCTGGAGTGGCGCTGCGACCCGACCAGCGAGGCCCGGCTACCCGAGGCGGTCGGCGACGACGTCGAATGGGTGATCGTGTGCTCGGAGGGCTACACCTCCAGCCTCGCGGCCGCGGCGCTGCTGGACATCGGCCTGCACCGCGCCACCGACGTCGTCGGGGGATACCACGCGCTCGCGGGTGCCGGTGTGCTGGAACAGCTTTCCGGCGCCGCCCCGGTCGATGCCGGTCCTGCAGCTCTCGCCAACGCCGGTCGTCGCTGGCTCTAG
- a CDS encoding cysteine dioxygenase, which translates to MSVPLAAPAAPRPRTVSSPSSGPTRLRVPDLLHATDQAADDVLSGRCDHLLPPGGLPESRRWFTRIHGDEELDVWLISWVPGHHTELHDHGGSLGALTVVSGSLNEFRWDGRALRQRRLEAGDQAGFPLGWVHDVVWAPRRVAVPVSGPARPALSVHAYSPPLTAMSYYEVTGRDRLRRRRTELTDQPEGP; encoded by the coding sequence ATGTCTGTGCCCCTCGCCGCCCCGGCTGCGCCGCGCCCGCGCACCGTCTCGTCCCCGTCGTCGGGACCGACCCGCCTGCGGGTGCCCGACCTCCTGCACGCCACCGACCAGGCCGCCGACGACGTGCTGAGCGGACGCTGCGATCACCTGCTGCCGCCGGGCGGGTTGCCCGAGTCGCGCCGCTGGTTCACCCGCATCCACGGTGACGAGGAGCTGGACGTCTGGCTGATCAGCTGGGTTCCCGGCCATCACACCGAGCTGCACGATCACGGCGGTTCCCTCGGCGCGCTGACGGTCGTGTCCGGATCGCTCAACGAATTCCGTTGGGACGGGCGCGCCTTGCGGCAGCGCCGGCTGGAGGCCGGCGATCAGGCCGGATTCCCGCTGGGCTGGGTGCATGACGTGGTGTGGGCGCCCCGGCGCGTGGCCGTGCCCGTCTCGGGTCCCGCGCGGCCTGCGCTGAGCGTGCATGCCTATTCGCCGCCGTTGACCGCGATGTCCTACTACGAGGTCACCGGCCGAGATCGGTTGCGCCGCCGGCGAACCGAACTGACCGATCAACCGGAAGGACCGTGA
- a CDS encoding enoyl-CoA hydratase/isomerase family protein, whose translation MAEESDEVLTRVDGDVGLITLNRPKAINSLNQQMVDALSAILTDWADDDTIRAVVLSGAGERGLCAGGDVVSIYHSARRDGIEARRFWRDEYLLNGQIADFAKPYVALMDGIVMGGGVGVSAHANTRVVTDTSKIAMPEVGIGFIPDVGGAFLLSRAPGGLGLHAALTGAPFSGADAIAMGFADHYVPHDDLDAFTRAIVAEGVQSAIAAHAVEPPPSGLAAQRPWIDECYAGDTVEDIVASLRKQDAGPAQDAADLIATRSPISLSVTLEAVRRAARLQTVKDVLIQDYRVSSASLRSHDLVEGIRAQLIDKDRNPKWSPATLAAVTAADVEAYFAPVDDDLSF comes from the coding sequence GTGGCCGAGGAATCCGACGAGGTTCTGACCCGGGTCGACGGCGACGTCGGCCTGATCACGCTCAACCGCCCCAAGGCGATCAATTCGCTCAATCAGCAGATGGTGGATGCGCTCAGCGCCATCCTCACCGACTGGGCGGACGACGACACCATCCGTGCGGTGGTGCTCTCCGGCGCCGGCGAGCGTGGACTGTGCGCCGGCGGCGACGTCGTGTCGATCTACCACAGCGCGCGCAGGGACGGAATCGAGGCGCGGCGGTTCTGGCGAGACGAGTACCTGCTCAATGGCCAGATCGCCGATTTCGCCAAGCCATACGTGGCGCTGATGGACGGCATCGTGATGGGCGGCGGCGTCGGCGTCAGCGCGCACGCGAACACCCGGGTGGTGACCGACACCTCCAAGATTGCGATGCCCGAGGTCGGCATCGGTTTCATTCCCGACGTCGGCGGGGCGTTCCTGCTGTCCCGGGCACCCGGGGGGCTGGGGTTGCACGCGGCGCTGACCGGAGCGCCGTTTTCGGGCGCCGACGCCATCGCCATGGGGTTCGCCGACCACTACGTGCCGCACGACGATCTCGACGCGTTCACCCGGGCCATCGTCGCCGAGGGCGTCCAGAGCGCGATCGCCGCGCATGCCGTCGAGCCGCCGCCGAGCGGCCTTGCCGCGCAACGCCCTTGGATCGACGAATGCTACGCCGGCGACACGGTCGAAGACATCGTCGCGAGTCTGCGTAAGCAGGACGCCGGACCGGCCCAGGACGCCGCCGACCTGATCGCCACCCGCTCGCCGATCTCGTTGTCGGTGACCCTGGAGGCCGTGCGACGCGCCGCCAGACTTCAGACGGTGAAAGACGTTCTCATCCAGGACTACCGGGTGTCGTCGGCATCGCTGCGGTCGCACGACCTGGTCGAGGGCATCCGGGCGCAGCTGATCGACAAAGATCGCAACCCGAAATGGTCGCCGGCGACGCTGGCCGCGGTGACCGCCGCAGATGTCGAGGCGTATTTCGCCCCGGTCGACGACGACTTGAGTTTCTAG
- a CDS encoding patatin-like phospholipase family protein, whose product MTTRRALVLAGGGIAGIAWETGVLRGIADESPTAAGLLLDSEVLVGTSAGSVVAAQLGSDSPLDVLFDRQVAESSPEIDSGVDVDDITEMFLAALAEPYADPSDKTRQQMQRIGAVALATKTVPPAVRRRVIAQRLPSHDWPDRTLRITAIDVSTGELVVFDRDSGVDLVDAVAASCAVPGAWPPVAIAGRRYMDGGVASLVNLGVAGDCDAAVVLVPAGADAPSPFGAGPAAEISSFPGATLAVFADSDSLAAFGPNPLDPACRVASASAGREQGRREARAVARFLGV is encoded by the coding sequence GTGACAACCAGACGGGCGCTCGTGCTGGCGGGCGGGGGGATAGCTGGAATTGCCTGGGAGACAGGCGTTTTACGTGGCATCGCCGACGAGTCGCCGACGGCTGCCGGGCTGCTGCTGGATTCGGAGGTGCTGGTCGGGACCTCGGCGGGTTCGGTGGTCGCCGCGCAGCTCGGCAGCGACAGCCCGCTTGACGTGCTGTTCGACCGGCAGGTCGCCGAATCGTCGCCCGAGATCGATTCCGGGGTGGACGTCGACGACATCACTGAAATGTTCCTCGCGGCCCTCGCCGAGCCCTACGCCGACCCCTCGGACAAGACCCGGCAGCAGATGCAGCGGATCGGTGCCGTCGCGCTGGCGACCAAGACCGTCCCGCCGGCGGTGCGCCGCCGGGTGATCGCGCAGCGGTTGCCGTCACACGACTGGCCCGACCGGACGCTGCGGATCACCGCCATCGACGTCAGCACCGGGGAATTGGTGGTTTTCGATCGCGACTCCGGCGTCGACCTCGTCGACGCCGTGGCGGCCAGCTGCGCGGTGCCCGGGGCGTGGCCGCCGGTGGCGATCGCGGGCCGACGCTACATGGACGGTGGGGTCGCCAGCTTGGTCAATCTCGGTGTGGCCGGCGATTGCGACGCGGCGGTGGTGCTGGTGCCCGCGGGCGCGGACGCGCCGTCGCCGTTCGGCGCCGGGCCCGCCGCGGAGATCTCCTCCTTCCCCGGCGCGACGCTCGCGGTGTTCGCCGACTCCGACTCGCTGGCGGCGTTCGGGCCCAATCCGTTGGATCCGGCGTGCCGCGTCGCCTCGGCATCGGCGGGGCGCGAGCAGGGCCGCCGCGAAGCCCGGGCCGTCGCGCGGTTCCTGGGCGTCTGA
- a CDS encoding lipoprotein LpqV, with the protein MRWCGRRPGLWGTLVVAAGLLSGAACSPGAPSGKPASPSAQPAAAPGGVSAAPPGAVGLSPGGVTTRVDVPANSTEEEYYQACHAAKVWMDAQPRTPQSLFEPYLAMVQAAPTGTAGSWNARWADLTPARQAAVITAARAAAADECG; encoded by the coding sequence GTGCGCTGGTGCGGCCGTCGACCCGGGCTGTGGGGCACGCTCGTCGTGGCGGCCGGTTTGCTGTCGGGCGCGGCGTGCTCGCCCGGCGCCCCGAGCGGCAAGCCCGCGTCCCCGTCGGCGCAGCCGGCCGCCGCGCCGGGGGGTGTCAGCGCGGCGCCGCCGGGCGCCGTCGGGCTCTCCCCCGGCGGTGTGACGACCAGGGTCGACGTCCCCGCGAATTCGACCGAGGAAGAGTATTACCAGGCCTGTCATGCCGCGAAAGTGTGGATGGACGCCCAGCCACGGACCCCTCAGTCGCTGTTCGAGCCCTATCTGGCGATGGTCCAGGCCGCGCCGACGGGCACCGCGGGCAGCTGGAACGCCCGATGGGCGGATCTGACGCCGGCCCGGCAGGCGGCCGTGATCACCGCCGCGCGCGCCGCCGCCGCCGACGAATGCGGCTAG
- a CDS encoding enoyl-CoA hydratase, translating into MTDTGSKNFETILVERDGRVGTITLNRPKALNALNTQVMNEVTSAATEFDNDPGIGAIIITGSAKAFAAGADIKEMADLTFADAFDADFFAPWAKLAAVRTPTIAAVAGHALGGGCELAMMCDVLIAADTAKFGQPEIKLGVLPGMGGSQRLTRAIGKAKAMDLILTGRTIDAAEAERSGLVSRVVPADDLLTEAKAVATTISQMSRSASRMAKEAVNRAFESTLSEGLLYERRLFHSTFATEDQSEGMAAFVEKRAPNFTHR; encoded by the coding sequence ATGACGGACACTGGCTCCAAGAACTTTGAAACCATCCTGGTCGAACGCGACGGGCGCGTCGGCACCATCACCCTGAACCGGCCGAAAGCCCTGAACGCGCTGAACACCCAGGTGATGAACGAAGTCACCAGCGCGGCAACGGAGTTCGACAACGATCCCGGCATCGGGGCGATCATCATCACCGGTTCGGCCAAGGCGTTCGCCGCCGGCGCCGACATCAAGGAGATGGCCGACCTGACCTTCGCCGACGCGTTCGACGCCGACTTCTTCGCCCCCTGGGCCAAGCTGGCCGCCGTGCGCACGCCGACCATCGCCGCGGTCGCCGGACACGCGCTCGGCGGCGGTTGCGAGCTGGCCATGATGTGCGACGTGCTGATCGCCGCGGACACGGCGAAGTTCGGCCAGCCGGAGATCAAACTCGGCGTGCTGCCGGGCATGGGCGGCTCCCAGCGCCTGACCCGCGCCATCGGTAAGGCCAAGGCCATGGACCTCATCCTGACCGGGCGCACCATCGACGCCGCCGAAGCCGAACGCAGCGGCCTGGTTTCGCGCGTGGTGCCGGCCGACGACCTGCTGACCGAGGCCAAGGCCGTCGCCACGACGATTTCGCAAATGTCCCGCTCGGCGTCCCGGATGGCCAAGGAGGCCGTCAACCGCGCATTCGAATCGACCCTGTCCGAAGGGCTCCTCTACGAACGACGCCTCTTTCACTCGACCTTCGCGACCGAGGACCAGTCCGAAGGCATGGCGGCGTTCGTCGAGAAGCGCGCTCCCAACTTCACCCACAGGTAA
- a CDS encoding class II glutamine amidotransferase, whose product MCRLFGLHAGTDVCTATFWLLDAPDSLADQSRRNPDGTGLGVFDERGRPRLDKQPMAAWADAAFATEAHELTGTTFIAHVRYATTGSLDIRNTHPFLQDGRIFAHNGVLEGLDVLDERLREVGTDDLVLGDTDSERVFALITASIRALDGDVSAGLADAMTWLAANVPIYAVNVLLSTATDVWALRYPETHELYVLDRSDGVATQAPEFDMRTKRIHARSQHLCSRASVVFATERMDDDQRWRLLEPGELVHVDAALHVDRRVILPHPPARLLRREDLSARVRDAQHALPSARR is encoded by the coding sequence ATGTGTCGACTTTTCGGGCTGCACGCCGGGACGGACGTCTGCACCGCGACGTTTTGGTTGTTGGACGCCCCCGACAGCCTCGCCGACCAAAGCAGGAGGAACCCGGACGGGACGGGCCTGGGCGTCTTCGACGAGCGTGGCCGGCCGCGGCTGGACAAGCAGCCCATGGCGGCCTGGGCGGACGCCGCGTTCGCCACCGAAGCGCACGAGTTGACCGGCACCACCTTCATCGCGCACGTGCGATACGCGACGACCGGTTCGCTCGACATCCGCAACACCCACCCGTTCCTGCAGGACGGCCGGATCTTCGCGCACAACGGCGTGCTGGAGGGGCTGGACGTCCTCGACGAACGGTTGCGCGAGGTCGGCACCGACGATTTGGTCCTCGGCGACACCGACTCCGAGCGGGTGTTCGCGTTGATCACCGCGTCGATCCGGGCGCTCGACGGTGACGTGAGTGCCGGGCTGGCCGACGCGATGACATGGCTGGCGGCCAATGTGCCGATCTATGCGGTCAACGTGCTGCTGAGCACCGCGACCGACGTGTGGGCCCTGCGGTACCCCGAAACCCACGAACTCTACGTGTTGGACCGGTCCGACGGCGTGGCAACGCAAGCCCCGGAATTCGACATGCGCACCAAGCGAATTCACGCGCGATCCCAGCATCTGTGCAGCCGGGCGTCGGTGGTGTTCGCGACCGAGCGCATGGACGACGACCAGCGCTGGCGTCTGCTCGAGCCGGGCGAGCTGGTCCACGTCGACGCCGCGCTGCACGTCGACCGCAGGGTGATCCTGCCCCACCCGCCCGCGCGCCTGCTGCGGCGGGAGGATCTGAGCGCGCGGGTGCGGGACGCGCAACACGCGCTGCCGAGCGCCCGCCGTTAG
- a CDS encoding alpha/beta hydrolase: MSEAGPATNNPTAVTTEEAAPAETEPEARPATRWPRWTEKPWWVRHYTFTGTTVGLVFIWFSMTPSLLPRGALFQGLVSGISGASGYGLGVFAVWLVRYMRAKDHSPPPPRWAWMVLIPIGALGMVLMAVWFHVWQDNVRDLMGVAHLKWYDYPVAAGLSLVVLFTLVEIGKFIRWLVRFLVGQVDRIAPFRLSATIVVALLVVLTITVLNGVVLKFAMRTMNNTFASANNEMNPDTAPPKTPLRSGGPESLVSWESLGHQGRIFVEAGPTVAQLSAFNGAPATEPIRAYAGLNSADGITATAELAARELQRTGGLQRAVVAVATTTGTGWINEAEADSLEYMYNGNTAIVSMQYSFLPSWLSFLVDKENARHAGQALFEAVDRLIRQMPEAQRPKLVVFGESLGSFGGEAPFMSLNNVLARTDGALFSGPTFQNTIWTDLTSTRDAGSPEWLPVYDDGKNVRFVARPTNLGRPNAPWDHPRVVYLQHASDPIAWWSPDLLFSEPDWLRERRGYDVLPDTRWIPVVTFLQVSADMAVAVDVPEGHGHHYVADAADGWAAVLSPPGWTPEKTNRLRPLLHSDATSTG, encoded by the coding sequence ATGAGCGAGGCGGGTCCAGCAACGAACAACCCGACGGCGGTGACCACCGAGGAGGCCGCACCCGCGGAAACCGAACCCGAAGCCCGCCCGGCAACTCGCTGGCCTCGGTGGACCGAAAAGCCTTGGTGGGTACGTCATTACACGTTCACCGGCACCACGGTCGGCCTCGTCTTCATCTGGTTCTCCATGACGCCGTCGCTGCTGCCGCGCGGCGCGCTGTTCCAGGGGCTGGTCAGCGGGATCTCCGGAGCCAGCGGCTACGGGCTGGGGGTCTTCGCCGTGTGGCTGGTCCGCTACATGCGCGCCAAGGATCACAGTCCCCCGCCGCCGCGCTGGGCGTGGATGGTGCTGATCCCGATCGGCGCCCTGGGCATGGTGTTGATGGCCGTCTGGTTCCACGTGTGGCAGGACAACGTGCGCGACCTGATGGGCGTCGCGCACCTCAAGTGGTACGACTACCCGGTGGCCGCGGGCCTGTCGCTGGTGGTGTTGTTCACCCTGGTCGAAATCGGCAAGTTCATCCGGTGGCTGGTCAGGTTCCTGGTCGGCCAGGTCGACCGGATCGCGCCGTTCCGGCTGTCGGCGACCATCGTGGTCGCGCTGCTGGTGGTGCTCACCATCACCGTGCTCAACGGTGTCGTGCTCAAGTTCGCCATGCGCACCATGAACAACACCTTCGCCTCGGCGAACAACGAGATGAATCCCGACACGGCGCCGCCGAAGACCCCGCTGCGATCCGGCGGCCCCGAGTCGCTGGTGTCGTGGGAATCCCTTGGCCACCAAGGCCGCATCTTCGTGGAAGCCGGCCCCACCGTCGCCCAGCTCAGCGCCTTCAACGGCGCTCCGGCCACCGAGCCGATCCGCGCCTACGCCGGGCTGAACTCCGCGGACGGGATCACGGCGACCGCCGAACTCGCGGCGCGCGAGCTGCAGCGCACCGGCGGACTGCAGCGCGCCGTCGTCGCCGTCGCGACCACCACCGGCACCGGCTGGATCAACGAGGCGGAAGCCGATTCGCTCGAGTACATGTACAACGGCAACACCGCGATCGTCAGCATGCAGTACTCGTTCCTGCCGAGCTGGCTGTCCTTCCTGGTGGACAAGGAGAACGCCCGCCACGCCGGGCAGGCACTGTTCGAGGCCGTCGACCGCCTGATCCGCCAGATGCCCGAAGCGCAGCGCCCCAAGCTCGTCGTGTTCGGGGAAAGCCTGGGATCGTTCGGCGGCGAGGCGCCGTTCATGAGCCTCAACAACGTCCTCGCCCGCACCGACGGCGCCCTGTTCAGCGGGCCGACATTCCAGAACACCATCTGGACCGACCTGACGTCGACGCGCGACGCTGGATCCCCGGAGTGGCTGCCGGTCTACGACGACGGCAAGAATGTCCGGTTCGTCGCTCGCCCAACGAATCTGGGTCGCCCGAACGCCCCGTGGGACCACCCGCGGGTGGTCTACCTGCAGCACGCCTCCGATCCGATCGCCTGGTGGTCGCCCGACCTGCTGTTCAGCGAACCGGACTGGCTGCGGGAACGGCGCGGCTATGACGTGCTGCCCGACACACGCTGGATCCCGGTGGTGACGTTCCTGCAGGTTTCGGCGGACATGGCGGTGGCGGTCGACGTCCCCGAGGGGCACGGCCACCACTATGTGGCCGACGCGGCCGACGGCTGGGCCGCGGTGCTCTCACCGCCCGGTTGGACGCCGGAGAAGACCAACAGGCTGCGGCCGCTGCTGCATTCGGATGCCACCTCCACCGGGTAG
- a CDS encoding Bax inhibitor-1/YccA family protein: MRETSNPVFRSLPKQRGGYAQFGTGAAPMQGYGADPYAAPYQAPYQEARASRPLTIDDVVTKTGITLAVLALSAVVSYFLVASNLALAMPLTMIGALGGLGLVLVATFGRKQDSPAIVLSYAVLEGLFLGAISFVFANFSVSHANAGALIGEAVLGTFGVFFGMLVVYKTGAIRVTPKFTRMLVAAMFGVLALMLGNFVLAMFHVGGGTGLGLRSGGPIAIIFSLVCIGIAAFSFLIDFDAADQMVRAGAPDKAAWGIALGLTVTLVWLYLEILRLLSYLQND, encoded by the coding sequence GTGCGGGAGACAAGCAACCCGGTATTTCGTTCGCTGCCCAAGCAGCGGGGCGGATACGCGCAATTCGGTACAGGCGCGGCCCCGATGCAAGGGTATGGAGCCGACCCCTACGCGGCCCCCTATCAGGCTCCCTACCAGGAGGCCAGGGCTTCGCGTCCGCTGACCATCGACGACGTCGTCACCAAGACCGGCATCACGCTGGCGGTGCTGGCGCTGTCCGCCGTGGTCTCCTACTTCCTGGTGGCGTCCAACCTCGCGCTGGCGATGCCGCTGACCATGATCGGCGCGCTCGGTGGCCTGGGGCTGGTGTTGGTCGCGACCTTCGGCCGCAAGCAGGACAGCCCGGCGATCGTGCTCAGCTACGCCGTCCTGGAAGGGCTCTTCCTCGGCGCCATCTCGTTCGTCTTCGCCAACTTCTCGGTCTCGCACGCCAACGCGGGCGCCCTGATCGGGGAGGCCGTGCTGGGCACCTTCGGGGTGTTCTTCGGCATGCTCGTCGTCTACAAGACGGGCGCGATCCGGGTGACGCCCAAGTTCACCCGCATGCTGGTCGCCGCGATGTTCGGCGTCCTGGCCCTGATGCTGGGCAATTTCGTGCTCGCGATGTTCCACGTCGGCGGCGGTACGGGCCTGGGCCTGCGCAGCGGCGGACCGATCGCCATCATCTTCTCGCTGGTGTGCATCGGCATCGCGGCGTTCAGCTTCCTGATCGACTTCGACGCGGCCGACCAGATGGTGCGCGCGGGCGCGCCGGACAAGGCGGCGTGGGGCATCGCCCTCGGCCTGACCGTGACCCTGGTCTGGCTCTACCTCGAGATCCTGCGGCTGCTCAGTTACCTGCAGAACGACTAG